One genomic region from Spirosoma sp. KCTC 42546 encodes:
- a CDS encoding polysaccharide deacetylase family protein, which translates to MKKTILLCSFIFAYTLTFAQNSAVWNGKKCAIVLTYDDALEVHLDNVIPVLDSLGLKGTFYLSGYFPGFANNIARWKAAAVNGHELANHTLFHPCIGNTPGREWVKPANDLSKYTVQRMTDEMRMTNILLKTLDGQSTRTFAYPCGDTKIGDVDYYKTVEGDFVAARGTKSEMKKITEINLADIGAYGINGQTGEQMIELVKQAQASNSLLVFLFHGVGGGHSLNVALAEHNKLVGYLKQNASTIWVAPFMDVAQYTKAHQSKQK; encoded by the coding sequence ATGAAAAAAACAATCTTACTCTGCTCTTTCATCTTTGCATACACGCTAACATTCGCACAAAACTCAGCCGTCTGGAACGGTAAAAAATGTGCCATAGTGCTTACCTACGACGATGCCTTAGAAGTGCACCTGGATAATGTCATTCCGGTTCTGGACTCGTTAGGACTGAAAGGAACCTTCTATTTATCAGGCTATTTCCCCGGCTTTGCCAACAACATAGCCCGCTGGAAAGCAGCGGCCGTTAACGGTCATGAGTTAGCGAATCATACGCTATTTCATCCGTGCATAGGCAATACCCCTGGCCGCGAGTGGGTGAAGCCCGCCAATGATTTGAGCAAGTACACGGTTCAGCGAATGACCGACGAAATGAGGATGACCAACATCCTGCTTAAAACCCTCGATGGCCAAAGCACCCGAACCTTTGCCTACCCCTGTGGCGACACCAAAATTGGCGACGTTGATTACTACAAAACCGTAGAGGGCGATTTTGTGGCCGCCCGAGGGACCAAAAGCGAGATGAAGAAAATAACCGAAATCAATTTGGCAGACATTGGGGCGTACGGTATTAATGGCCAGACCGGTGAGCAGATGATTGAGTTAGTGAAACAGGCACAAGCCAGCAATTCGCTGCTTGTTTTTCTGTTTCACGGCGTGGGTGGTGGGCACTCGTTGAATGTCGCACTGGCCGAGCACAACAAGCTGGTAGGGTATCTCAAACAGAACGCTTCGACTATCTGGGTAGCGCCATTCATGGACGTAGCCCAATACACCAAGGCTCATCAATCAAAACAGAAATAG
- a CDS encoding glycoside hydrolase family 43 protein: MFISTKRTLVAIALVGVGINAGICQTTAPAKPKPLVTDIYTADPSAHVFNGKIYIYPSHDIEANVPQDDEGGHFNMRDYHVFSMDNINGKVTDHGVALDLKDVPWAGRQMWAPDAAYKNGTYYLYFPVKDKEDVFRMGVATSKSPTGPFKAEPAPIPGSYSIDPAVFTDSDGKTYMYFGGIWGGQLQRWYTGKYDKSLKTDLGKDKDNEPALSAKVVRMSKDMLKFDEPVKDVKIIDKNGKPLLAGDHDRRFFEGAWMHKYNGKYYFSYSTGDTHFLAYATSTSPYGPFTYQGTFMKPVTGWTTHHSIVEFKGKWYIFYHDVELSGQTHLRNIKVRELKRKADGSIEMITP, encoded by the coding sequence ATGTTTATCTCGACTAAAAGAACCCTTGTTGCCATCGCGTTGGTTGGTGTTGGCATCAACGCTGGTATTTGCCAGACAACAGCCCCAGCTAAGCCCAAACCGCTCGTTACCGATATCTACACGGCTGATCCCTCAGCGCACGTGTTTAACGGGAAGATTTACATTTATCCATCGCACGACATTGAAGCTAATGTGCCGCAGGACGACGAAGGGGGGCATTTCAACATGCGCGACTACCACGTTTTTTCGATGGATAACATCAATGGCAAGGTAACCGATCACGGCGTTGCACTGGATCTTAAGGATGTGCCCTGGGCGGGTCGGCAGATGTGGGCACCCGATGCGGCTTATAAAAATGGAACCTACTATCTCTATTTTCCCGTAAAGGATAAAGAGGACGTGTTCCGCATGGGTGTAGCAACGAGCAAATCGCCGACAGGGCCCTTCAAAGCCGAACCGGCTCCCATTCCCGGCAGCTATAGTATCGATCCTGCCGTTTTTACGGATAGCGATGGCAAAACGTACATGTATTTTGGTGGTATCTGGGGTGGGCAGCTTCAACGCTGGTATACAGGCAAGTATGACAAAAGCCTGAAGACCGATTTAGGGAAAGACAAGGACAATGAACCCGCGCTGAGCGCTAAGGTTGTGCGGATGAGCAAGGATATGCTCAAATTCGACGAGCCGGTTAAAGATGTAAAAATCATTGACAAGAACGGGAAACCACTGCTGGCGGGCGACCATGACCGGCGTTTCTTTGAAGGGGCCTGGATGCACAAGTACAACGGGAAATATTACTTCTCGTACTCAACCGGCGACACGCACTTTCTGGCCTATGCCACCAGTACGTCACCCTATGGCCCCTTTACTTATCAGGGTACATTCATGAAACCCGTAACGGGCTGGACGACTCACCATTCCATTGTTGAATTTAAGGGGAAATGGTACATCTTTTACCACGACGTCGAGTTATCGGGACAAACGCACTTGCGGAATATTAAAGTACGCGAGCTGAAACGGAAGGCCGATGGATCGATTGAGATGATTACACCCTAA
- a CDS encoding glycoside hydrolase family 20 zincin-like fold domain-containing protein, translated as MKIKLLTMLLLSISVTLHSVAQRVFIQQTEPSPQSRYAAEQLTKAFRARKFIITNDAGTATYTIQLASVKVNVGPESYTLERKNDRITVTGGDVRGLIYGALSVAEDVQNGVSLNAISSRTEQPHLPLRAIKFDLPWDTYRHSDALDLHYETCRDTLYWKAFLDMMVANRFNALSLWNLHPYTFMIRPTNFPKATPFNEQQMKEWQTLFHAIFRMAHERAIDTYLVPFNIFTSPEFSKAYNVNPRLNNLDHHHFIDGDTSAIVKQYTRECVTQVLREYPELTGFGLTLGEAMGGMSPQQREDWMKATILDGMRQAGRKTKLIHRIPFSSTTGSLGVTSIETEKLTRKSIEREGNLDFIEGPIWADLKYNWSHAHSTPTLVKVHGGKLYDTYFKPDPTAYKITWTVRNEDFFCLRWGVPDFVRAHIAANNQSYVGGYFLGSETYIPAKDYFTTPSAPVNWKYAFERQWLFYKLWGRLLYNPATPNALFNAEFIRRYGASAASLLEAYALASATPLRLASAIDFTWDFSLYSEGMMAFDAQKNVSYISVNQQITQPTLDPTYVSVSDYVKTTTAGGSFGADKITPPILARMLERDCQKALQLVKPINTSANRSLQYEVADVKVWSNLGLHVAEKLQAAVALQTYRTSGQEAQKQAAIQHLKAALRYWDEVVTITRPLYNDMPLVHLTEQKGHTWAENNKLRFHWEKLRPEVAKDIEIAEKAQFVTGK; from the coding sequence ATGAAAATCAAGCTCCTTACCATGCTTCTCCTGTCAATCAGCGTTACGCTCCACAGTGTTGCCCAGCGCGTATTCATTCAGCAAACGGAACCGTCTCCGCAAAGCAGGTATGCAGCCGAGCAGCTTACCAAAGCCTTTCGTGCGCGCAAATTCATTATAACCAACGATGCGGGCACAGCTACATATACCATTCAGCTAGCTTCCGTTAAGGTAAACGTAGGTCCGGAATCATACACGCTCGAACGGAAAAATGACCGCATCACGGTTACCGGTGGTGATGTTCGGGGGTTGATTTATGGAGCGCTTTCGGTAGCCGAGGATGTGCAGAATGGCGTTTCGCTGAACGCGATTAGCTCCCGAACCGAACAACCGCATTTACCGCTACGCGCCATTAAGTTCGATTTACCCTGGGATACATACCGCCATAGTGACGCCCTCGATCTACATTACGAAACCTGTCGGGACACCCTCTATTGGAAAGCGTTTCTGGATATGATGGTCGCCAATCGATTCAATGCGCTGAGTTTATGGAATCTGCATCCATATACATTCATGATCAGGCCAACGAATTTCCCGAAGGCCACGCCGTTCAACGAGCAGCAGATGAAGGAATGGCAGACGTTGTTCCATGCGATTTTTCGGATGGCGCACGAGCGGGCTATTGACACGTATCTGGTTCCGTTTAATATTTTCACCAGCCCCGAATTTTCGAAAGCCTACAACGTAAATCCCAGACTAAATAACCTGGATCATCATCACTTTATCGACGGCGACACCTCGGCCATTGTCAAGCAGTACACACGGGAATGCGTCACGCAGGTGCTTCGGGAATACCCAGAACTGACTGGATTTGGATTGACATTGGGGGAGGCTATGGGCGGTATGTCGCCACAACAACGCGAAGACTGGATGAAGGCAACGATCCTTGACGGAATGCGGCAGGCAGGTAGGAAAACCAAGCTCATTCACCGGATTCCGTTTTCCAGTACAACCGGTTCGTTAGGCGTTACGAGTATTGAGACCGAAAAACTAACCCGAAAATCCATTGAGAGGGAAGGGAATTTAGACTTCATTGAAGGGCCAATCTGGGCGGATTTAAAGTATAACTGGTCGCACGCGCACTCGACGCCCACACTAGTGAAAGTACATGGCGGGAAACTGTATGATACGTATTTTAAACCAGACCCAACCGCCTACAAAATTACCTGGACAGTTCGTAACGAAGATTTCTTTTGCCTGCGCTGGGGTGTCCCCGATTTTGTCCGGGCGCATATTGCCGCCAACAACCAGTCGTATGTGGGTGGCTATTTTCTGGGTTCGGAAACCTACATTCCGGCCAAAGACTATTTTACCACGCCCAGCGCTCCCGTTAACTGGAAATACGCGTTTGAACGGCAATGGCTGTTTTACAAATTATGGGGACGTTTGCTCTATAATCCCGCCACACCCAACGCGCTATTCAACGCCGAATTTATTCGTCGTTACGGTGCATCGGCAGCTTCGTTACTGGAAGCTTACGCCCTGGCCTCTGCAACCCCGCTACGGCTGGCGTCTGCAATCGACTTCACCTGGGACTTTTCGCTTTACAGCGAAGGGATGATGGCGTTTGATGCGCAAAAGAACGTTTCTTACATCTCTGTCAATCAGCAGATCACACAGCCCACACTTGACCCAACCTATGTGTCCGTCAGTGATTACGTCAAAACGACAACGGCTGGGGGTTCATTTGGGGCGGACAAAATTACGCCACCCATTCTGGCCAGGATGCTGGAACGCGATTGTCAGAAGGCGCTGCAACTTGTAAAACCAATAAACACCTCAGCGAATCGATCCTTGCAGTATGAAGTTGCCGATGTTAAGGTCTGGTCAAATCTGGGTCTGCATGTTGCCGAAAAATTACAGGCAGCTGTAGCCTTGCAAACGTACCGTACCTCGGGGCAGGAAGCTCAAAAACAGGCGGCTATTCAGCACTTGAAAGCTGCTCTCCGCTATTGGGATGAAGTGGTTACCATCACCCGACCGCTATATAACGATATGCCGCTGGTGCATCTGACGGAACAGAAAGGCCACACCTGGGCGGAGAACAATAAACTCCGCTTTCACTGGGAGAAACTTCGCCCTGAGGTAGCGAAGGATATTGAGATCGCTGAGAAAGCCCAGTTTGTTACGGGGAAGTAA
- a CDS encoding LacI family DNA-binding transcriptional regulator — MERETTIYDIARLLNLSAATVSRALNDHPAINSNTKQLINSKAVEMGYRSNTFASNLRRQQTRTIGVIVPRLDSSFMSTVLAGMEKVANEANYNLIISQSLESSKKEMTNAKTMFNSRVDGLLVSLASDTDNLDHFNTFFRKGIPMILFDRVMQQKNCTNIVIDNLKAGYEATTHLLEQGCKRIMHVTGGIKRNVYADRLKGYKMALLEHGLPVDDELIKLTNFTRQDGLDVASDIAKMPSPPDGLFVASDLCAASCMGGLRKHGFSIPKDIAVVGFNNDPIAQLVEPNMTTIHYPGQEMGEIAAQSLINHLNGLLRISTTNTILLNYELIVRESSRRI; from the coding sequence ATGGAAAGAGAAACAACCATTTACGATATAGCCCGATTATTAAATCTATCTGCTGCAACGGTAAGTAGAGCGTTGAATGACCACCCGGCCATTAACAGCAATACAAAACAGTTGATCAACAGTAAGGCGGTGGAAATGGGTTATCGCTCAAACACCTTTGCGAGCAACCTAAGGCGGCAGCAAACCAGAACGATTGGCGTTATCGTGCCCCGGCTGGACAGTTCGTTTATGTCGACTGTACTGGCCGGTATGGAAAAAGTAGCTAACGAGGCTAATTACAACCTGATTATCAGTCAGTCGCTTGAATCATCCAAAAAGGAAATGACCAATGCGAAAACGATGTTTAATAGTCGGGTCGATGGATTGCTCGTTTCACTAGCGTCTGATACCGATAACCTGGACCATTTCAATACGTTTTTTCGCAAAGGCATCCCCATGATTTTGTTTGATCGGGTGATGCAGCAGAAAAACTGCACCAACATTGTGATCGACAACCTGAAGGCAGGCTATGAAGCTACCACCCATTTACTGGAACAAGGTTGCAAACGGATCATGCACGTAACGGGAGGCATCAAACGAAATGTGTATGCCGATCGGCTCAAGGGCTATAAAATGGCGTTGCTCGAACATGGGCTTCCGGTTGATGATGAGCTGATTAAGTTGACAAACTTTACCCGGCAGGATGGGCTTGATGTGGCCAGCGACATCGCCAAAATGCCTTCGCCCCCCGACGGTCTTTTTGTCGCCAGTGATTTGTGTGCGGCCAGTTGCATGGGCGGCTTACGGAAACATGGCTTTTCGATTCCGAAGGATATTGCCGTAGTGGGTTTCAACAACGACCCCATTGCCCAATTAGTGGAGCCCAACATGACCACGATTCACTACCCCGGTCAGGAAATGGGTGAAATCGCGGCCCAAAGCTTAATCAACCACCTGAACGGGCTATTGCGAATCAGCACGACCAATACCATTCTCTTAAACTACGAATTGATCGTCAGGGAATCATCCCGGCGGATTTAA
- a CDS encoding acetylxylan esterase, giving the protein MQKYLTFVLLMFLSFGAVAQQAAIDSSKYPPLKTWTAQQDQANMMQQLGIKKLRPGPSPNESEPNHANYDEALADPCPQLPDVLTTRNGKKVTTPDLWWNQRRPELIEDFEKEMYGRVPKHVPKVNWTIKVTDNEIVGRIPVVAKQLIGRVDNSDYPLISVNINMVLVLPQNVKGPVPVMVMFGFLPPALPAPAQPSLADMEKINTVFKEMMIKQNPEMKTIFDRYPAYSPITRLPGPNFFAPAPNGDSPPTEQLLAAGWGYCTLETSSIQADNGAGLTRGIIGLVNKGQARKPDDWGALRAWAWGASRALDYLETEPQVNAKQVGIEGVSRYGKAALVTMAFDQRFGMALIGSSGKGGTTLQRRVFGEAVESLANSGGYHWMAGNYLKYAADESSFGRKTGCDLPVDSHELLALCAPRPTFVSYGIPEKGDAKWLDQTGSYKATVAAGPVFRLLGARDLGVSADYNTEKMPPVLTGLMEGDLAWRQHNGGHTDAPNFQYVIPWANKLLKYERVAK; this is encoded by the coding sequence ATGCAGAAGTATCTGACGTTTGTGCTGCTCATGTTCCTTTCCTTCGGGGCTGTAGCACAACAAGCCGCCATCGACAGCAGCAAGTATCCTCCGCTTAAAACGTGGACGGCCCAGCAGGATCAGGCTAACATGATGCAGCAACTGGGTATCAAAAAATTAAGGCCCGGCCCAAGTCCCAATGAGTCAGAACCGAACCATGCCAATTACGATGAGGCACTGGCCGATCCCTGCCCACAACTCCCCGATGTACTGACTACCCGAAACGGGAAGAAAGTGACGACGCCCGATCTGTGGTGGAATCAACGCCGTCCTGAACTCATCGAGGATTTTGAAAAAGAAATGTATGGTCGGGTGCCTAAACATGTTCCCAAAGTAAACTGGACCATAAAAGTTACCGATAACGAAATTGTCGGTCGGATTCCGGTGGTGGCGAAGCAGTTGATTGGCCGGGTCGATAACAGCGACTACCCGTTGATAAGCGTGAATATCAACATGGTGCTGGTATTGCCGCAAAATGTAAAAGGCCCGGTGCCGGTTATGGTGATGTTTGGCTTTCTCCCCCCGGCGTTGCCGGCCCCAGCGCAACCTTCGCTCGCCGACATGGAAAAAATCAATACAGTGTTCAAGGAAATGATGATCAAACAAAATCCGGAAATGAAGACCATTTTCGACCGGTATCCGGCTTATTCTCCTATCACAAGGCTGCCTGGTCCCAATTTCTTTGCCCCCGCCCCAAACGGCGATTCACCGCCTACCGAGCAACTGTTGGCAGCAGGATGGGGATATTGCACTTTGGAGACGAGCAGTATTCAGGCCGATAACGGTGCCGGTCTTACCCGAGGTATTATCGGGCTGGTGAACAAAGGACAAGCCCGAAAACCGGACGACTGGGGTGCGTTGAGAGCCTGGGCCTGGGGCGCATCTCGTGCATTAGATTATTTAGAAACAGAACCACAGGTAAACGCCAAACAGGTTGGTATCGAAGGAGTTTCCCGATATGGGAAAGCAGCCCTGGTAACGATGGCCTTCGACCAGCGTTTCGGGATGGCTCTGATTGGTTCATCGGGAAAAGGGGGCACAACGCTGCAACGGCGCGTTTTTGGCGAAGCCGTAGAAAGTCTGGCTAATAGCGGAGGCTATCACTGGATGGCGGGTAATTACTTGAAATATGCTGCCGATGAATCGTCATTTGGCCGCAAAACCGGTTGCGATCTTCCTGTCGATTCGCATGAGTTGCTGGCGCTGTGTGCGCCACGTCCCACGTTCGTCAGCTATGGCATACCGGAAAAAGGCGATGCCAAGTGGCTCGACCAAACGGGGAGTTACAAGGCTACGGTGGCCGCCGGGCCAGTATTCAGGTTGCTGGGAGCCCGCGATCTGGGCGTGAGTGCCGATTACAACACAGAGAAAATGCCACCTGTACTCACAGGGTTGATGGAAGGCGATCTGGCCTGGCGACAGCACAATGGAGGTCATACCGATGCGCCCAATTTCCAATACGTCATACCCTGGGCAAACAAACTGCTGAAGTATGAACGGGTTGCCAAATAA
- a CDS encoding sialate O-acetylesterase produces the protein MKFYLSVRLRVAYVVIFLLACQTGFAQIRLPKLISDGMVLQRDAKLKVWGWAKAGEKITVQFKNKNYKAVTDANDKWQVELPAMPTGGPFTMDIIGNSRIQLRDILIGDVWFCSGQSNMVHQLNIHDVTYAKEIEAANYPHIRQFWVPTTANLQSPQPDLPNGQWKSAVGQDVRPFSAVAYFFAKKLYATYKVPIGIINASVGGTPIEAWISEEGLADFSDLKTIVSTNKDTAYVNSVNRKQPIRPTQPADLGLVGNTKWFDGSYTPKGWRTINIPGYWEDQGLKDLNGIVWYRKETEVPASMMGKPANVFLGRIVDADELYINGKQVGKTTYQYPQRRYKVPADVLKAGKNVFVIRVTNTSGKGGFVPDKPYCLFAGADTLDLKGTWQYKVGTAYRPFSAEGLAGGNPAGGINAQNQPTALYNAMVAPEINYAIKGVCWYQGESNAGKPQEYQTLLPALINDWRRLWKQESLPFLYVQLPGFMEYNYQPSESSWAILREAQLNALKIPNTAMVVAIDLGEWNDIHPDNKKDVGERLALTALKTAYHENLVSSGPIVQSVTIDGGKIVVRFTNVGGGLITNDGEDLSEFAIAGSDKKFVWAKAKIEGDNVVVWSDEVPTPLYVRYAWADNPVNPNLYNKEKLPASPFRTDN, from the coding sequence ATGAAATTCTATTTATCTGTCCGGTTACGAGTTGCATATGTTGTGATTTTCCTCTTGGCTTGTCAGACAGGCTTTGCCCAGATTCGACTTCCCAAATTGATCAGCGATGGCATGGTGCTGCAACGTGATGCTAAGCTAAAGGTATGGGGATGGGCCAAAGCTGGTGAAAAAATTACGGTACAGTTTAAAAACAAGAACTATAAAGCCGTAACGGATGCCAACGACAAGTGGCAGGTTGAGTTACCCGCCATGCCAACAGGTGGTCCCTTTACCATGGATATTATTGGGAACTCCCGGATTCAACTACGTGATATCCTGATTGGGGATGTCTGGTTTTGCAGTGGACAGAGCAACATGGTTCACCAGCTCAATATTCATGATGTGACGTATGCGAAAGAAATTGAAGCGGCTAACTATCCACACATACGACAATTCTGGGTACCCACCACGGCCAATCTGCAATCACCCCAACCTGATCTTCCGAATGGTCAGTGGAAATCGGCTGTTGGCCAGGACGTTCGGCCTTTTTCTGCCGTGGCTTATTTCTTTGCCAAAAAGCTTTACGCAACCTATAAAGTACCCATCGGGATTATCAATGCGAGTGTGGGTGGTACGCCCATAGAAGCCTGGATAAGTGAAGAAGGATTGGCTGATTTTTCTGACCTCAAAACCATCGTTTCGACCAACAAAGACACCGCCTACGTCAATAGTGTAAACCGGAAGCAGCCAATTCGGCCAACGCAGCCCGCAGATCTAGGGTTAGTGGGCAATACAAAATGGTTCGATGGCTCGTACACGCCTAAAGGCTGGCGTACGATCAATATTCCGGGTTATTGGGAAGACCAGGGCCTAAAGGATCTGAACGGCATAGTCTGGTATCGGAAAGAAACTGAGGTGCCCGCTTCAATGATGGGCAAGCCCGCCAACGTTTTCCTGGGACGGATTGTGGATGCCGATGAGCTCTATATCAACGGGAAACAGGTCGGAAAGACTACCTATCAATACCCACAACGTCGGTATAAAGTGCCTGCTGATGTCTTGAAAGCCGGTAAAAATGTGTTTGTGATCCGGGTTACCAATACCTCGGGCAAAGGTGGATTTGTCCCCGACAAACCCTATTGTCTGTTCGCGGGCGCCGACACCCTTGATCTGAAAGGAACCTGGCAGTATAAAGTGGGTACGGCCTACCGGCCATTCTCAGCAGAAGGCTTGGCTGGGGGCAACCCTGCCGGGGGAATCAATGCCCAGAATCAGCCAACGGCGTTGTACAATGCCATGGTAGCCCCGGAAATAAACTATGCCATCAAAGGGGTGTGCTGGTACCAGGGAGAAAGTAATGCGGGTAAACCCCAGGAATATCAAACGCTGCTGCCTGCGCTAATTAACGACTGGCGACGCCTTTGGAAACAGGAATCGCTGCCTTTCCTGTATGTGCAACTGCCCGGATTTATGGAGTACAACTACCAACCGTCAGAAAGTAGTTGGGCCATCTTGCGGGAAGCGCAGCTCAATGCCTTGAAAATACCCAATACGGCTATGGTCGTGGCAATTGACCTGGGCGAATGGAATGATATCCACCCCGACAATAAAAAAGATGTGGGCGAGCGACTGGCCCTGACCGCATTAAAGACGGCTTACCATGAAAACCTCGTTTCGTCGGGGCCGATCGTTCAATCGGTAACCATTGACGGAGGCAAAATTGTGGTCCGATTTACGAACGTCGGTGGTGGGTTGATCACGAATGATGGGGAAGACCTGAGTGAATTTGCCATTGCCGGTAGCGATAAAAAATTCGTTTGGGCAAAGGCGAAGATAGAAGGCGATAACGTGGTGGTGTGGAGCGATGAAGTGCCTACACCCCTCTACGTCCGATACGCCTGGGCCGATAATCCCGTTAACCCGAATCTCTATAATAAGGAGAAACTACCCGCATCGCCATTCCGAACAGATAACTAA